Below is a window of Haemorhous mexicanus isolate bHaeMex1 chromosome 35 unlocalized genomic scaffold, bHaeMex1.pri SUPER_35_unloc_5, whole genome shotgun sequence DNA.
tttggggctgggggatttgaggggggcTCTGAGGATTTCGGGGCTCCAGGGTGggggaatttgggttttttgggggggaaaattttgggttttggggctgggggatttgggggggggtctctgaggattttggggggtccaggcaggggggtttgggggttattttggggggaaaatttgggattttgggccTTCAGGGcagggggatttgggttttttgggggggggaatttgggattttggggcagggggattttggggggaaaaatttgggattttggggctgggggatttggggggggggtctctgagggATTTCGGGGCTCCAGGGcggggggctttggggtctccaggtgaattttggggccGGATTTGTTCCCTCAGAAAACCCAAACCCGTTAAATTTGCACGGCCCAACCCCCAACGCCCCCCCGGCAGCTCCAGGAAGGTTCTGGAATCtcgggggtgggggtgggggggtgttctgggggggggtctcagcgctgtcccctccccccccaggtGCCAGACCCACCTGGAGAACCCCACCCGGTACCACCGTGCGGGCGGCGCAGCGGCAGCAGCTGCGGCAGTACCTGAGCCAACGCCCCACCgccggggggggcggggccggcagccccctgcccctccccccccctcgGGACctccccccccagagccccccccgagccccccctgagcccccccgcccccgggCTGCTGCACCACGAGAAGGAGGTGAGGGGGAGGGGAGTGACGTCATCAGGGCGGGCGGTGATGTCATAAAGGGAGGCGCGATGACGTCACAAAGGGAGAGGTGTGACGTCATAGGGGGAATCTGTGACGTCATAAAGGAGAATAACGAGGTgattgggggggttgggggatGTGATAAAAGAGAGGCGATGACGTCATAGTGAGCGCTAAGGGGAGGTGATGACGTCATCGAAGGGGGCTGTGATGTCATAGGACGGGTGATGACGTTATACAGGGGGTCTGTGACGTCATAGGGAGGGTGGGGATGAGATAAGAGCAGCAATGACGTAACACAACAGCCCGGTGACGTCATTGCTGGCAGGGGGGCGGGACTTGATGACATCACAGCGCCACCGTTATCGTCCCCTGCAGATCGATGACGTCATCGATGAGATCATCAGCCTGGAGTCGAGCTACGAGGACCTGCTGGGCCTGGAGGggccccctccccctccccagcacggTACCGAGGGGGCGTGGCCTGGGGCAAACCCCGCCCACCCCCAGCACGGGGGTGTGGTTTTCCATATAAGGAAGGGGGTGTGGCTTCTTGCCATGTAAGGGTTTGGGGGGCGTGGCTTTCCCATATAAGGACTTTGGGGTGGGGCTCATTACCATAGAAGGGAGTGGGGGTGGGGCCTATTGTTGCATAATGATGGAGGTGTGGCTCATTACCATATAAGGGTGTAGGGGTGTGGTTTGTTGCAAATAATGAGGGGGTGTGGCTTATTTCCATATGTGGGGGTAGGGGTGTGGCTTATTGCTAAATAACGAGGGAGTGTGGTTTATTACCATATATGGATGCAGGGGTGTGGTTTATTACTGCATAATGAAGGGGTGTGGCTTATTACCATATAAGGGTCTATGGGTGTGGTTTATTACTGCATAATGAAGGGGGTGTGGCTTATTACCATATATGGGTGAAGGGGTGTGGTTTTATTACTGCATAATGAAGGGTGTGTGGCTTGTTACCATATAATGGTGTGGGGGTGGGGTTTGTTGCTAAATAATGAGGGGGTGTGGCTTCTTACCATATATGGGTGTAGGGGTGTGGCTTTTTACTAAATAATGAGGGGGTGGTGGCTGGTTACCATATAAAGGTATAGGAGAGTGGTTTATTACTGTATAATGAAGGGGTGTGGCTTATTACAGTATAATGAAGGGGTGTGGCTTATTACCATATATGGCTGTGGGGTGTGGTTTATTACTGCATAATGAAGGGGTGTGGCTGGTTACCATATAAGGGTCTAGGGGTGTGGTTTTATTACTGCATAATGAAGGGGGTGTGGCTTGTTACCATATAATGGTGTGGGGGTGGGCTTTGTTGCTAAATAATGAGGGGGTGTGGCTTATTACCATATATTGGGTCTAGGGGTGTGGCTTATTACTGCATAATGAAGGGGTGTGGTTATTACCATACAAGGGCACAGGGGGCGTGGCTGGTTACCATCTAAGGGTTGGGGGCGTGGCTTTTCATATCAGGCAAGGGCGTGGTTTTGTTGCCATAGAAGAACTCAGAGGGGGGTGTGGTCTGCAGGAGGTGTGGCCTCTGCTCATTGGCTGTGCAGGCTCTAAGGAGGCGTGGCTTGCACGCAAATGGGCGTGGCCTTGCCCAAACACCCCTGAGGTGTTTCTAGCTGGGTGGGCGTGGTCTGGGTGGGCGCGGCCGCTCTGACCACGCCCCCTCGGGCAGGTTCCCCGCCCCCGGGCCCCTCCTGGAGGTTTTCAGCCCCCGCCCAGGgcgggagcagctcctgcccggCCCGAGCTGCCGCGGGTCAAGGCCGAGCTCTCaggtctggggggtcctgggggggtcccagggggtggggaggggtcctggggggagtTAGGGggggctcagaggggtttgggggggtccccatggtggggaggggggtctctggggggcTTTGAGGGGGGGTCCCCATGGTGGGGAAGGGTctctggggggtccctggggggtcctgggggggtcccagggggtgggggaggggtccctggggggagTTAGGGGGGCTCagaggggcttggggggggtttcatggtggggaggggtcccagggggtggggagggggtccatcatttggggggggggtctctgagtgtgccccctccccccccagaaTCTGAGGCCAAGGCGCTGCTGAAGGAGAGGCCAGAAAAAGGACAACCACAACCTCAGTGAGCtcgggggctcgggggggggtcctggggggggtctgggggggctttggggggggctctgggggagtCCCtggaggggggtttgggggggctctgggggggctttggggggtctgagggggttctgggggggtcctggggggctctggggggctttggggggctctggggggctttggggggctCTAGGGGAGTCCTGAGGGGGCTTTGGGAGGGTcttggggggggtctggggggggtcctggggggctctgggggggctttgggggagctttggggggttttgggggggctttgggggggctcttgggggtcctgggggggctttggggggttttggggggctctggggggtcctgggggggctttggggggttttgggggctcTAGGGGAGTCCTGaggggggctttgggggtgtCTTGGGGGGGGTCTAAGGGGTCCTGGGGGACTCTGGTggggctttgggggcttttgggggggctctgggggggtcttggggggtcctgggagggtttggggggttctaggggggttctgagggggctctggggcgtcctgggtggttttggggggggtcctgggggggtcttgggggggtcttggggggtcctggggcacTTTGTGAGGaatctggggggtttgggggggatttggggggggtcccactggcttttgggggtcccctggggctgggggaggggttCCAGGTGGGtctctgggggtcctggtggggggggggggtccctgtgaggtttttggggggtcctgggggtgcacagggatttttgggggggggtcctggggggggtccctgtgAGGTGTTGGGGAGTCCTGGGGGtccccctggggctgggggaggggttttggggagggggtccccgggggtctCACGTgtcccccccccatccccccccctCAGTCCGAGCGGCGCGCCGGCGCTTCAACATCAACGACCGGATCAAGGAGTTGGGGACCCTGATCCCCAAAAGCAGCGACCCGTGagcggggggaggggctgggcggGTCCTGGCAGGGGAACCCgcgggggggaggggctggaagggaaaCTCCCCCCGGGGAGGGTCCTGgaagggggaatttgggagtcGGGGATCCCCAGGGagggtcctggaagggaaatttgggagtcagggacccccagggtggggtcctggaagggaaacTCCCCCCGGGGAGCATCCtggaagggaaatttgggagtcagggacccccagggaggGTCCTGGAATGGAAACTCCCCTCGGGGagggtcctggaagggaaatttgggagtcGGGGACCCCCAGGGGtgggtcctggaagggaaacTCCCCCCGGGgagggtcctggaaggggaatttgggagtcagggacccccagggtgtTGTCCTGGAAGGGAAACTCCCCCCGGGGagggtcctggaagggaaatttgggattcgGGACCCCCCAGGGtgggtcctggaagggaaacTCCCCCCGGGGagggtcctggaagggaaatttgggagtcagggaccccagggagggtcctggaagggaaatttgggagtcGGGGATCCCCAGGgagggtcctggaaggggaatttgggagttagggacccccagggtgggtcctggaagggaaacTCCCCCCGGGgagggtcctggaaggggaatttgggagtCGGGGATCCCCAGGGagggtcctggaagggaaatttgggagtcagggacccccagggtgggtcctggaagggaaacTCCCCCCGGGGAGCATCCtggaagggaaatttgggagtcagggacccccagggaggGTCCTGGAATGGAAACTCCCCTCGGGGagggtcctggaagggaaatttgggagtcgggacccccagggtgggtcctggaagggaaacTCCCCCCGGGgagggtcctggaaggggaatttgggagtcagggacccccagggtgggtcctggaagggaaaaCTCCCCCCGGGGagggtcctggaagggaaatttgggattcgggacccccagggtggggtcctggaagggaaacTCCCCCCGGGGagggtcctggaagggaaatttgggagtcagggacccccagggagggtcctggaagggaaatttgggagtcGGGGATCCCCAGGGAGGGTCCTGgaagggggaatttgggagttaggggacccccagggtgggtcctggaagggaaacTCCCCCCCGGGGgagggtcctggaaggggaatttgggagtCGGGGATCCCCAGGGagggtcctggaagggaaatttgggagagtcagggacccccagggtgggtcctggaagggaaacTCCCCCCGGGGAGCATCCtggaagggaaatttgggagtcagggacccccagggaggGTCCTGGAATGGAAACTCCCCTCGGGGAGGGTCCCtggaagggaaatttggggagtcgggacccccagggtgggtcctggaagggaaacTCCCCCCGGGgagggtcctggaaggggaatttgggagtCAGGGACCCCCCAGGGTGGTCCTGGAAGGGAAACTCCCCCCGGGGagggtcctggaagggaaatttgggattcgggacccccagggtgggtcctggaagggaaacTCCCCCCGGGGagggtcctggaagggaaatttgggagtcagggacccccagggagggtcctggaagggaaatttgggagtcGGGGATCCCCAGGgagggtcctggaaggggaatttgggagttagggacccccagggtgggtcctggaagggaaacTCCCCCCGGGgagggtcctggaaggggaatttgggagtCGGGGATCCCCAGGGagggtcctggaagggaaatttgggagtcAGGGATCCCCAGGGagggtcctggaagggaaatttgggagtcagggacccccagggtgggtcctggaagggaaacTCCCCCCGGGGagggtcctggaagggaaatttgggattcgggacccccagggtgggtcctggaagggaaacTCCCCCCGGGGagggtcctggaagggaaatttgggagtcagggacccccagggagggtcctggaagggaaacTCCCCCCGGGGagggtcctggaagggaaatttgggagtcagggacccccagggagggtcctggaagggaattttgggagtcagggacccccagggagggtcctggaagggaaatttgggagtcagggacccccagggtggGTCCTAGAAGTGAAACtccccccagggcagggcctggaAAGGAAATTTGGCagtcagggacccccagggagggtcctggaagggaaatttgggagtcGGGACCCCCAGGGTGAGTCCTGGAAGGGAAACTCCCCCCGGGGagggtcctggaagggaaacTCCCCCCagggcaggtcctggaaggggaaTTTGGCAGTCGGGACCCCCAGGGagggtcctggaagggaaatttgggagtcGGGGATCCCCAGGGagggtcctggaagggaaatttgggagtcAGGGATCCCCAGGgagggtcctggaaggggaatttgggagtcagggacccccagggtgggtcctggaagggaaatttgggagtcagggacccccagggtgggtcctggaagggaaacTCTCCCCAGGacaggtcctggaaggggaaTTTGGCAGTCGGGACCCCCAGAGagggtcctggaagggaaacTCCCCCCagggcaggtcctggaaggggaaATTTGACATTTTAGGAGCTCCGGTGGTGGGTCCTGGAAGGGATTCCAGAGTGATCCcggggggtattttgggggtggtcctgggggtattttgggggtggTCCCAGGTTGATcccagggtggtttgggggtgttttgggggggtgatcccaggggggttttgggggggtggtCTGGGGGTGATCCCAGACTGATCCGGGGCTGATCCCAGGGGTATTTAGGGGCTGACccgggggtgttttggggtgagcccgggggtattttgggggtggtctcaggggtattttggggtgacCCTGGGGTATTTAGGGGCTGACCcgggggtattttgggggtgaGCCcgggggtattttgggggtggtctcaggggtattttggggtgacCCCGGGGCTATTTAGGGGCTGACCCGGGGGGTATTTTGGGGCTGACCCGGCGGTATTTAGGGGCTGACCTGGGGGTATTTAGGGATGACCCGGGGGTATTTGGGGCTGACCCGGTGGGTCCCGGCAGGGAGATGCGCTGGAACAAGGGCACCATCCTGAAGGCCTCGGTGGATTACATCCGCAAGCTGCAGAAGGAGACGCAGCGAGCgcgggagctggagctgcagcagcagcgcctggagcagcagaaccGCAGCCTGCAGCTCCGAGTGCAGgtctgggattgggaatgggattgtgggattgggaatgggattgggaatgtgggattgggattgggaatgggaatgtgggattgggattgggaatgggattgggattgggatcaggagcagcagaaccGCAGCCTGCAGCTCCGAGTGCAGGTCTGGGattgtgggattgggaatgggaatgggaatgggagcagcagaaccacagcctgcagctccgAGTGCAGgtctgggattgggaatgggattgtgggattgggaatgggattgggattgggattgggaatgggagcaGCAGAACCGCAGCCTGCAGCTCCGAGTGCAGgtctgggattgggaatgggaatgggaatgtgggaataGGAATGTGGGATTAGGAATGGGAGCAGCAGtaccacagcctgcagctccgAGTGCAGGTCCGGGattgtgggaatgggaatgggaatgtgggaacgggaatgggattgggattgggaatgtgggattgggaatgggattgtgggattgggaatgggaatgggattgggattgggaatgtgggattgggaatgggaatgggattgggaatgtgggaatgtgggattgggaatgggaatgggattgggaatgggaatgggattgggaatgtgggaatagGAATGTGGGATTAGGAATGGGAGCAGCAGAACCGCAGCCTGCAGCTCCGAGTGCAGgtctgggattgggaatgggattgggaatgggattgggaatgtgggattgggaatgggattgtgggattgggaatgggaatgggattgggaatgtgggaatgtgggattgggaatgggaatgggattgggaatgggaatgggattgggaatgtgggaatagGAATGTGGGATTAGGAATGGGAGCAGCAGAACCGCAGCCTGCAGCTCCGAGTGCAGgtctgggattgggaatgggaatgggaatgtgggaataGGAATGTGGGATTAGGAATGGGAGCAGCAGtaccacagcctgcagctccgAGTGCAGGTCCGGGattgtgggaatgggaatgggaatgtgggaacgggaatgggattgggattgggaatgtgggattgggaatgggattgtgggattgggaatgggaatgggattgggattgggaatgtgggattgggaatgggaatgggattgggaatgtgggaatgtgggattgggaatgggaatgggattgggaatgggaatgggattgggaatgtgggaatagGAATGTGGGATTAGGAATGGGAGCAGCAGAACCGCAGCCTGCAGCTCCGAGTGCAGgtctgggattgggaatgggattgggaatgggattgggaatgtgggattgggaatgggattgtgggattgggaatgggaatgggattgggaatgtgggaatgtgggattgggaatgggaatgggattgggaatgggaatgggattgggaatgtgggaatagGAATGTGGGATTAGGAATGGGAGCAGCAGAACCGCAGCCTGCAGCTCCGAGTGCAGgtctgggattgggaatgggattgggaatgggaatgtgggattgggaatgggattgggaatgggattgtggattgggaatgggattgtgggattgggaatgggaatgggaatgtgggaatgggattgggaatgggaacagcaGAACCGCAGCCTGCAGCTCCGAGTGCAGGTccgggattgggaatgggaatgggaatgggattgggaatgggaatgtgggattgggaatgggaatgtgggattgggaatgggaatgggattgggattgggaatgtgggattgggaatgtgggaatagGAATGTGGGAttaggaatgggaatgggattgggaatgtgggaatagGAATGTGGGATTAGGAATGGGAGCAGCAGtaccacagcctgcagctccgAGTGCAGgtctgggattgggaatgggaatgtgggattgggaatgtgggattgggaatgggaatgtgggattgggaatgtgggattgggaatgtgggattgggaatgtgggattgggaatgggaatgtgggattgggaatgtgggattgggaatgtgggatttggattgggaatgtgggattgggaatgtgggattgggattgggaatgtgggattgggaatgtgggattggGATTGAGAATGTGGGATTGGGAACAGGATCAGGAGCAGCACAACCCCATCCTTCAGCTCTGAGTGCAGgtctgggattgggaatgggaatgtaggaatgggaatgggaacagcaGAACCGCAGCCTGCAGgtatgggaatggggaaatgggatcGGGAATGGGCGGGGTCGGAGCCGGGAGTGCGGGAATGGGCGGGGGAATGGGCGGGGAATGGGCGGGGCCCGGGTTGGGAATGCGGAATTGGGGTTTGGAATGTGGGGTcggggctgggaggggtgggATCAGGATCGGGATCGGGAATGCGCAGTCAGGAATGTGCAGTTGGGGTTGGGAATGCggggtctgtggggctgggagcctccctgggggcagagcagagtGCTCAGgaatattttaccttttttgggtgggtttgggtgggttttgggtgggttttgggatgGCCTGGAcaggaggggggaggggaatCCAGGAACCATCGGGGTATTCGGGAATATTTAGGTCACCGAGCCCCCTCCCCCAATTCCCTCTCCAGGAACTGGAGCTCCAAGCCCAAATCCACGGGctccccctgaccccccccacGGCCGAGGGGGGCTGCGAGGAGCCCTCGGGGGGGGGTCCCCCCTTCCTCCCCGGGGGTCCCCCCActccccagtgcctgctggagctgcccccgGGGCTGGCGCTGCCCCTGGCGCTGGGGGGCCCCGAGGGGACCCTCGAGGACATCCTGATGGACGATGGCGGGGGGCTGTCCCCGCTGGGCCCCCCCGGCGCCCTCCTGGCCTCGCCGGGCCCCTCGCGGGCCTCCAGCCCCCGCAGCAGCCTCAGCATGGAGGACGAGCCCTGAGCCCGCCCTGGGaggggcccggcccgggggggaTTTTTAGAGACCCCCCCTCATCTTTCCGggcccccctgccctccctgaggTGTTCTGGGTGGTCCCCACCCGGTGCCGTTTGAAGAGTCTTAAAGCGGGCAGGTGCTTTGTAATGAGGCCCCGCCCCTTTAAGGGTGTTGCCCTTTTAAGGCGCTCTTTGTGGGACCCCTCTCTTAAAAGGGCTCGGCCGGGCGTGGCTCGTTGGAAAGAAGGGCGGCCCCCTCCATGTGTGGCCCCTTTAAGGCGCTGGCGTCGGGCCCCACCTGGTCGTGGCCCTTTGAAGTGTCTGCAAAAAGCCCCGCCCCTCCGTGAGGCCACTCCCACTTCCCGGCTCACCCAACCAGGGGATTCCTGAGGGCTGGGTCCTCAGGTGAAGCCCCGCCCATTCCGCTGTCACTCACATTTACCCCTCCCACTACTAACGCCCACAAACCACACCCCCTTCTAGAGACCACGCCCACTTGGCCCCACTTAAAGGGCCACACCCGCATTTACAAACCCCTCCCCCAATTTTGTACTGGACCCTCACCTGGGAAATAAAAGTTTGGTAACGACGGCGGCCTCgtgtccccaccgtgtccccctgtcccgtGTCCTGTCCGTCTGTCCTTCCTTAattgtgtccccctgtcctgtgtcctgtccccctgtccctgtgtcctgtccgtctgtcctttattctgtccctgtcccttgtcctgtccgtctgtcctttattctgtccctgtcccttgtcctgtccgtctgtcctttattgtgtccccctgtcctgtcctgtccgtctgtccttaattgtgtccccatgtcctgtcCATCTGTCCTTTattgtgtccccctgtcccatgtcctgtccgtctgtcctttattgtgtccccctgtcccatgtcctgtccgtctgtcctttattgtgtccccctgtcctgtgtcctgtccGTTTGTCCTTAATTGTggccccctgtcccctgtcctgtcaGTCTGTCCTTTATTGTGTCCGTCTGTCCCGTGTCCTGTCCATCTGTCCTTTAttctgtcccctgtcctgtccATCTGTCCTTTattgtgtccccctgtcctgtccgTTTGTCCTTAATTGTggccccctgtcccctgtcctgtccgtctgtcctttattgtgtccccctgtcctgtccatCTGTCCTTTATTGCGTCCCTATGTCCCCacccttgtccctgtccccattcctgtcccccccccattttctcccctcgCCCTCCTCCAGGACCCCCCGAAATAtccccggggggggggggaggggctcTGTCCCTTTAATGTCACacggtgggggaggggctctgTCCTTTATTGTCCCACCGGCCGCTACAAACTcggggtcccctccccccctttcccctcccccccccccgccccctgaccccccctcGGCGTCCATCCACGGCccggggggggggaggggccccCCCAAACTCCAGCACGAGGCTCCGAGCTGAGGATGAGAAGGAGATCAGTGGGGGAGGGGCGCTGGGAgacccctcccccctccccagaaaTGGGGGTTGGGCGAttccgggacccccccaaaccccccctggaATGGGGGAACCCAAAAatatccccccaaatcccccccccaTAAATTCACTTGGCAGCgtcctgagaccccccccaaaatggggctTGGGAAGggtcaggacccccaaaaaataattcggggtgaaatttggggggttctggggagTCCCTGAACGCTCCGGGATCCATTTGGGCACTTTTGGGGGGCCCCAGGTTAATTTTGGGGTGTTGCTGGTCacttttggggtgtcccaggttaattttggggtgtcccagatcaattttggggtgtccctggtcACTTTTGGGATGTCCTTGGTCACTTTTGGGGTGTCCTTGGTCACTTTTGGGGTGTGTCCTTGGTCAATTTTGTGGGGCCCCAGGttaattttggggtgtccctggtcACTT
It encodes the following:
- the LOC132322748 gene encoding LOW QUALITY PROTEIN: transcription factor E3-like (The sequence of the model RefSeq protein was modified relative to this genomic sequence to represent the inferred CDS: deleted 10 bases in 6 codons), encoding CQTHLENPTRYHVRAAQRQQLRQYLSTPHRRGGRGRQPPAPPPPGTSPPRAPPEPPLSPPAPGLLHHEKEIDDVIDEIISLESSYEDLLGLEGPPPPPQHGTEGAFPAPGPLLEVFSPPRAGAAPARPELPRVKAELSESEAKALLKERQKKDNHNLIRAARRRFNINDRIKELGTLIPKSSDPEMRWNKGTILKASVDYIRKLQKETQRARELELQQQRLEQQNRSLQLRVQELELQAQIHGLPLTPPTAEGGCEEPSGGGPPFPRGSPHSPVPAGAAPGAGAAPGAGGPRGDPRGHPDGRWRGAVPAGPPRRPPGLAGPLAGLQPPQQPQHGGRALSPPWEGPGPGGIFRDPPSSFRAPLPSLRCSGWSPPGAV